Proteins co-encoded in one Capnocytophaga ochracea DSM 7271 genomic window:
- a CDS encoding macro domain-containing protein: MIHYLKADATVPQAEGNIVIAHICNDIGAWGKGFVLALSKRWKYPEKQYKQWYKEGDNFALGEVQFVSVEEKIWVANLIGQHNIYKDENGDPPIRYEAVEKGLQQIADFAYEINAKVQMPRIGCGLAGGSWDRIEKLIRQTLLRKNIEVFVCDL, from the coding sequence ATGATACATTATTTAAAAGCAGATGCTACGGTGCCACAAGCCGAAGGAAACATTGTTATCGCCCATATTTGTAATGATATAGGCGCTTGGGGGAAGGGATTTGTGTTAGCACTTTCCAAACGCTGGAAATACCCCGAAAAACAATACAAACAATGGTATAAAGAAGGTGATAATTTTGCCCTGGGAGAGGTACAATTTGTGTCGGTAGAAGAGAAGATATGGGTTGCAAATCTCATTGGGCAACACAACATATATAAAGATGAAAACGGTGACCCGCCTATTCGTTATGAGGCAGTGGAAAAAGGTTTGCAACAAATAGCCGATTTTGCTTATGAAATAAATGCCAAAGTGCAAATGCCTCGCATAGGTTGCGGATTGGCAGGAGGCTCTTGGGACAGAATTGAGAAACTTATAAGGCAAACACTTTTAAGGAAAAACATCGAAGTATTTGTTTGTGATTTATAA
- a CDS encoding trypsin-like peptidase domain-containing protein codes for MMKNYATMIATAFLGGAMTLGGYKLFIDKHDAKQEALELLSRPALVQTNHTTPERTVAGETNFVEAANKTVNSVVHVKNTVKSQGGVTSIFDLFYGNGGGEQTQVGTGSGVIITPDGYIVTNNHVIANATTLEVTLNNNKTYTAKLIGTDASSDIALLKIEADEKLPFLTFADSDNTQVGEWVLAVGNPFNLNSTVTAGIISAKARNISERGSDKIESFIQTDAVVNMGNSGGALVNLNGDLIGVNTAISSTTGVYMGYSFAVPSNIAKKVVEDLIEYGNVQRGVMGVRGQGLDSEVAKKLNIKETEGFYVDSVDDESGAGSAGLKKGDIIKQIDNVKIHKYSDLSGHIASKRPGDMLKVTYVREGKERTANITLKKNTTYVIQSLGLEVKNLSDADQKRFRTKNGVKVTAAGQFYEYNNINIVGKVLLSVNGKTIKDVDELKNVMSTLSSRNRNSLEILNEKGEKERFFF; via the coding sequence ATGATGAAAAATTATGCAACAATGATAGCTACTGCCTTTCTCGGCGGGGCTATGACCTTAGGAGGGTATAAACTCTTTATAGATAAACACGACGCCAAACAAGAAGCGCTAGAGCTACTCTCACGTCCTGCTTTGGTACAAACTAATCACACTACTCCTGAAAGAACGGTAGCAGGTGAAACCAACTTTGTGGAAGCAGCTAACAAAACGGTGAATAGCGTAGTGCACGTAAAGAACACTGTAAAATCACAAGGAGGCGTTACCTCTATCTTCGACCTTTTTTACGGTAATGGTGGAGGCGAACAAACCCAAGTAGGTACAGGCTCTGGGGTTATCATTACCCCCGATGGCTATATAGTAACCAATAACCACGTGATTGCCAACGCTACTACTTTGGAGGTTACTCTCAACAACAATAAAACTTATACTGCTAAACTTATTGGCACAGATGCTTCTTCGGATATTGCCCTACTGAAAATAGAAGCCGACGAAAAGCTACCTTTTCTCACCTTTGCCGACTCCGATAACACACAAGTAGGCGAATGGGTGCTCGCAGTAGGGAATCCTTTTAACTTGAATTCTACCGTTACTGCGGGAATCATCAGTGCGAAAGCGCGTAACATCAGCGAGCGCGGTAGCGATAAAATAGAATCATTTATACAAACCGATGCCGTGGTGAATATGGGAAACAGTGGGGGAGCTTTAGTAAACCTCAACGGTGATCTCATTGGTGTCAATACAGCTATCTCATCTACTACGGGTGTGTATATGGGCTACTCGTTTGCAGTGCCTAGTAATATCGCTAAGAAAGTGGTGGAAGACCTTATAGAGTACGGAAATGTACAACGAGGAGTGATGGGCGTGCGCGGACAAGGGTTAGACTCTGAAGTAGCTAAAAAACTCAACATCAAAGAAACTGAAGGATTCTATGTAGATTCAGTAGACGATGAGTCAGGGGCTGGTAGTGCTGGACTTAAAAAAGGTGACATCATCAAGCAAATTGACAATGTGAAGATACATAAATACTCTGATCTTAGTGGTCACATCGCTTCTAAACGTCCTGGTGATATGTTAAAAGTAACTTACGTACGCGAAGGTAAAGAACGCACCGCCAATATTACCCTTAAGAAAAATACTACTTATGTGATACAATCCTTAGGTTTGGAAGTGAAAAACCTTTCAGATGCTGACCAAAAGCGATTTAGAACTAAAAACGGAGTGAAGGTAACCGCTGCTGGACAGTTCTATGAGTACAATAATATCAATATAGTGGGGAAAGTGTTACTTTCAGTGAATGGAAAGACCATTAAGGATGTAGATGAATTGAAAAATGTAATGTCTACCCTTTCTTCACGCAATCGTAACTCGTTAGAAATCTTGAACGAAAAAGGAGAAAAAGAAAGATTCTTTTTCTAA
- the murC gene encoding UDP-N-acetylmuramate--L-alanine ligase has product MDLQPIQNVYFIGIGGIGMSALARYFNANGKKVCGYDRTPTEITEMLEKEGIKVHFTDDVNAIPASFKDKHTTLVVYTPAVPKDHKELNYFQQNGYEVVKRSEVLGFITKNTFCLAVAGTHGKTTTSSILAHLLVEAGASVSAFLGGIAENFNSNLVLKGSEYTVAEADEFDRSFLRLSPNIACITSMDADHLDIYGDKEHLIEGFREFAGKIKPGGSLIVRNGLDIEGETYGLEDNADYTFQNITVKNGIYHFDFHYKGGVYKDYTLLKPGRHNLLNALAAVSMAVKAGFAPEKLLPHLATFKGVKRRFSYIIKEDNFAFIDDYAHHPSEINALFQAVEEMYPHTPKTIVFQPHLFTRTRDFLDDFAKSLSQFDDVVLLDIYPARELPIEGITSQVLLDKVTAKQKILVSKAELIPLLLKKQPKLLLAVGAGDIGAEVEKIKEAFTVGH; this is encoded by the coding sequence ATGGATTTACAACCTATACAGAACGTTTATTTTATAGGCATAGGGGGCATAGGAATGTCTGCCCTTGCTCGTTATTTTAATGCCAATGGCAAAAAGGTATGTGGTTATGACCGTACCCCCACTGAAATTACTGAAATGCTCGAAAAAGAAGGTATAAAAGTACATTTTACCGATGATGTGAATGCTATTCCCGCCTCTTTTAAAGACAAGCACACTACGCTGGTAGTCTATACACCTGCCGTACCCAAAGACCATAAGGAATTAAACTATTTTCAGCAAAATGGCTACGAAGTAGTAAAACGTTCGGAAGTATTAGGGTTTATCACCAAAAATACATTCTGCCTTGCAGTGGCAGGTACGCACGGTAAGACCACTACTTCAAGTATTCTCGCCCATTTATTAGTGGAAGCAGGAGCCTCAGTAAGCGCGTTTTTAGGAGGGATTGCTGAAAACTTCAACAGCAACTTAGTACTGAAAGGCAGTGAGTACACTGTGGCAGAAGCCGATGAGTTCGACCGTTCCTTCTTGCGACTCTCGCCCAATATAGCTTGTATCACCTCTATGGATGCCGACCATCTCGACATTTATGGCGATAAAGAACACTTGATAGAAGGTTTTAGAGAGTTTGCAGGTAAGATAAAACCAGGAGGAAGTCTTATAGTGCGCAATGGTTTAGATATAGAAGGTGAGACCTACGGATTAGAAGATAATGCCGATTATACTTTCCAAAATATAACCGTAAAGAACGGTATTTACCATTTTGATTTTCATTATAAAGGAGGCGTCTATAAAGACTATACTTTATTGAAGCCAGGAAGACACAATCTACTCAATGCCTTAGCAGCCGTATCGATGGCGGTAAAAGCAGGATTTGCCCCTGAAAAGTTACTCCCTCATTTGGCTACATTCAAAGGTGTGAAAAGGCGTTTCTCATATATTATCAAGGAAGACAACTTTGCTTTTATAGACGATTATGCACATCACCCTTCGGAAATTAATGCGTTGTTCCAAGCAGTAGAGGAGATGTACCCCCACACTCCTAAAACTATTGTCTTCCAACCCCATTTGTTCACCCGTACACGTGACTTTTTAGACGATTTTGCAAAAAGCCTGTCACAGTTTGACGATGTAGTTCTATTGGACATATACCCAGCTCGAGAACTGCCTATTGAAGGTATTACTTCACAAGTATTGTTAGACAAAGTGACGGCTAAACAGAAAATATTGGTGAGCAAAGCAGAATTGATACCTTTATTGCTTAAAAAACAACCAAAATTATTACTTGCTGTAGGAGCAGGCGATATAGGTGCTGAAGTAGAGAAAATTAAAGAAGCTTTTACCGTCGGTCATTAA
- the murG gene encoding undecaprenyldiphospho-muramoylpentapeptide beta-N-acetylglucosaminyltransferase has translation MKKFIISGGGTGGHIFPAIAIADELKRRIPDADILFVGAKDRMEMQKVPQAGYPIEGLWISGIQRKITLQNLLFPLKFISSLLKSRSIIKRFKPDAVIGTGGFASGAVVKVAGGMGIPTFIQEQNSYAGITNKMLSKKAKKICVAYDAMEQFFPKEKIVKTGNPIRDGLLDIAKHRTEGLTYFQLNPEQKTLLVLGGSLGARRINQLVEEQLPLFEKLGVQVLWQCGKLYYEEYKKYESERVKVLAFIDKMELAYAVADVIISRAGASSVSELCVVGKPVIFIPSPNVAEDHQTKNARAIEQKQAAILIRETDLGTTFATTFTELINDEAKQQSLSQHIKTLALPNATEEIVNIILENKN, from the coding sequence ATGAAAAAGTTTATCATATCAGGAGGAGGTACAGGCGGGCATATTTTTCCTGCTATCGCTATTGCCGATGAATTGAAAAGACGTATTCCAGATGCCGACATTCTGTTTGTGGGCGCCAAAGACCGTATGGAGATGCAAAAAGTACCACAGGCGGGTTATCCTATTGAAGGGCTTTGGATTTCGGGCATTCAGCGTAAAATTACCTTGCAGAACTTGCTATTCCCCTTAAAATTCATCAGTAGCTTGCTGAAATCTCGGAGCATTATCAAGCGTTTTAAACCCGATGCCGTGATAGGTACCGGAGGTTTTGCCAGCGGTGCTGTGGTGAAGGTAGCAGGCGGAATGGGTATTCCTACTTTCATTCAAGAACAAAATTCGTATGCGGGTATTACCAACAAAATGCTTTCCAAAAAGGCAAAAAAAATATGTGTGGCTTACGATGCAATGGAACAGTTCTTCCCCAAAGAGAAAATCGTAAAAACAGGTAATCCTATTCGCGATGGGCTCTTGGATATAGCAAAGCACCGCACAGAAGGACTGACATATTTTCAGCTGAACCCTGAGCAAAAAACGTTGTTGGTATTAGGGGGTAGTTTAGGAGCTAGGCGTATCAATCAGCTAGTAGAAGAGCAGTTGCCTTTATTTGAAAAACTTGGGGTGCAAGTGTTATGGCAGTGTGGCAAACTGTATTATGAAGAGTACAAGAAATATGAAAGCGAACGAGTGAAAGTTTTAGCTTTTATTGACAAAATGGAGTTGGCTTATGCTGTTGCCGATGTAATTATCTCTCGCGCAGGAGCCAGCTCGGTGAGCGAATTGTGTGTAGTGGGAAAACCTGTGATATTTATTCCTTCGCCCAATGTGGCAGAAGACCACCAGACCAAAAATGCACGAGCTATTGAGCAAAAACAGGCTGCTATTTTGATACGCGAAACAGATTTAGGCACTACTTTTGCTACTACTTTTACCGAACTCATAAACGACGAGGCAAAACAGCAGAGCCTGTCCCAACACATTAAGACGTTGGCTTTGCCTAATGCTACTGAGGAAATAGTAAATATTATCTTAGAAAATAAGAATTAA
- a CDS encoding membrane protein, whose product MAIVFIACHKNNDEVPQPDPNKPTPDKPIPDKPKPDNPKPNTPTNAYLYGITIDDSWDKTKVTVQQIVSAIKAMPVKPTVRIVMSKGTAIANYKPLFSAVHQVAYVMATPADSEDMKGYKTVDSYVKRFQDSYKELSAYTDFWEVGNEINGEGWMGDNPQFIADKAYGAYKFIRSKNAKTVLVSYYFKPGDQKVTMEDWLKRYIPEDMKKQLDYVLVSYYEDDNDNYQPNWQEVFNNLESIFPNVKLGIGECGNNDYKKYSVQSKVQRAKHYYSMPKYVKNYVGGYFWWYWVQDCVPHQNSEVFKAINSSIKQTLK is encoded by the coding sequence ATGGCAATCGTTTTTATAGCTTGCCATAAAAACAATGACGAAGTTCCCCAACCAGACCCTAATAAACCTACCCCTGATAAGCCAATTCCAGACAAACCCAAGCCTGATAACCCCAAACCTAATACCCCTACGAATGCCTATTTGTATGGTATTACTATAGATGATAGTTGGGATAAAACCAAAGTTACTGTTCAGCAGATTGTGAGTGCTATCAAGGCGATGCCTGTAAAGCCTACGGTGCGCATTGTGATGTCCAAAGGTACAGCGATAGCTAATTACAAACCGCTTTTTTCGGCTGTTCATCAAGTAGCTTATGTGATGGCAACACCTGCCGATTCAGAAGATATGAAGGGTTACAAAACTGTGGATAGTTATGTAAAGAGATTTCAAGATTCGTATAAAGAACTCTCGGCATATACGGATTTTTGGGAAGTGGGCAATGAAATTAACGGAGAAGGTTGGATGGGTGACAACCCTCAGTTTATTGCCGATAAGGCTTATGGTGCTTATAAGTTTATCCGCAGTAAAAATGCGAAAACAGTGCTTGTGAGCTACTATTTTAAACCAGGTGACCAAAAGGTGACGATGGAGGATTGGCTAAAAAGATATATCCCCGAAGATATGAAAAAGCAGTTGGATTACGTGTTAGTAAGCTATTACGAAGATGATAACGACAATTACCAGCCTAATTGGCAAGAGGTATTTAACAATTTAGAGTCTATTTTCCCGAATGTTAAATTGGGCATAGGGGAGTGTGGCAATAACGATTATAAGAAGTACTCTGTACAGAGTAAAGTGCAAAGAGCTAAGCACTATTATTCGATGCCTAAATATGTAAAGAACTACGTGGGCGGTTATTTTTGGTGGTATTGGGTACAGGACTGTGTGCCTCATCAAAACAGTGAAGTTTTTAAGGCTATCAACAGCAGTATTAAGCAAACGCTTAAATAA